One segment of Candidatus Dadabacteria bacterium DNA contains the following:
- the hisA gene encoding 1-(5-phosphoribosyl)-5-[(5-phosphoribosylamino)methylideneamino]imidazole-4-carboxamide isomerase, producing the protein MLIIPAIDLKDGNCVRLLRGEEGTETVFSDSPSDTAKKWETGRAEWIHVVDLDGAFRGNPRNFEAVHQIVRSVSSSIQVGGGIRNIATVERYLEIGIKRVIIGTSAFTDREFLEDVCGRFPGRIAVGVDTRGGKVALRGWKETVDASIERTMLEFRDIGVSLVIHTNVDRDGTMEGTDTASVKDFLSICPLPVIVSGGIASLGDLEKIQSIGETNLVGAILGKSLYSGSIDLGDAIRRFQ; encoded by the coding sequence TTGCTCATAATTCCCGCAATAGACTTAAAAGACGGAAACTGCGTGCGGCTTCTCAGGGGGGAAGAAGGCACGGAGACCGTGTTTTCAGACAGCCCTTCTGACACCGCGAAAAAGTGGGAGACGGGCAGAGCCGAGTGGATTCACGTCGTGGACCTTGACGGTGCCTTCAGGGGAAACCCGAGGAATTTCGAAGCCGTGCACCAGATAGTCCGCTCCGTTTCCTCAAGCATCCAGGTGGGAGGCGGAATAAGAAACATCGCCACGGTGGAGAGATACCTCGAAATTGGTATCAAAAGAGTGATAATAGGCACTTCGGCCTTTACCGACAGGGAGTTTCTCGAGGACGTCTGCGGAAGATTCCCCGGAAGAATAGCCGTCGGGGTCGACACCAGGGGCGGGAAAGTAGCCCTTCGGGGATGGAAGGAGACAGTAGACGCGTCCATTGAGCGGACGATGCTTGAATTCCGCGATATCGGAGTGTCGCTTGTGATTCACACAAACGTCGACAGGGACGGAACAATGGAAGGAACCGACACGGCTTCAGTAAAGGATTTTCTTTCCATCTGCCCCCTTCCTGTAATCGTTTCAGGCGGCATCGCGTCGCTCGGCGACCTTGAAAAGATACAGTCAATCGGGGAGACGAACCTTGTGGGGGCGATTCTCGGAAAATCGCTTTACTCGGGCTCCATAGACCTTGGAGACGCCATAAGAAGGTTTCAGTGA